The genomic region TACCTGTATCACTTAGCAATTACATTTGGCTGTGAGTAATAGAGCCCTGAAAAAAGGTGGTTTAACACACAAGGGGCTCTCCTCTTACAGAAAGAAGTCTGCAGGTAGGCAGCTCAGGGATCATTTGATACTTCTTCAGAGTCATCAGGAATCAGGATCcttctatctttctctttccatcctcAAGTTCTCTTCATGGTTCAGAATGGCTGCTGGAGTTCCCTCTGTCATGTCTGCTTATGTGTCCGTTTTCTCCCTCATCACTCCGTGTGCCTTCTTCAGAAATTAGGGACTTGATTGGAGAGGATGACCTTTGTAGACCAAGGCGAATGTCCTTTGGTCAAGGGCATTAGTGGTGGAGCTTCGTTTGTGACTTAGAAGTTCCCAGCTCCCAAATCTAGTCCCTTTTCTAGATTATTGTTCTCAATTTTTCTCTTGCTCCCTATAACAGAATTATATATCCATGTCCTTTGCCATGAAACTCCATTCCCATTGGAATAGGCTGAGTGAACATCCCTGCCCTGTGGATTTTGGGCTTGGCCATGAGACTTATTTTGATTAACAAAATGTGAGCAAATACAACTCAAGCAGGGTCTTTGAACGTGCTTGCATGTTTTGGTTTGGCCTCTTGAACTTTCTGCAATCTTCCAGGAGAATAACATGCCTCAGATAGCTGCTGGTTTAAGAATGAGGAGATATGTGAAACAGACCTGAACCCAAACTCCAACCTGGAGTCAAGCTCAGCAGATCTCAGGGAAGTCCATCAGGGCCATAGCTGAACTACAGACCCATGGGTGAGAAATACACGCTCATTTTTATAAGGCAGAGTTTTGCAGATTATTTGTTACAGAGcatcataatagcaaaaaactgaCTAATACACTCACCAGGCCGGTCCACTTAGGAGAAAGAGTTAAGGATATTGTTTTATACTCTTTGTGTTGAAAATGACAAGAGTGAGACAATCCCACTCATATCACTTTGAAAAGGGAATGTATCAGCTTATTTATGAAAAACTCAGGGGTGGATCTGGCATGTTGTACAGCTCAGTCCAGAATGCAGATGATATGGCAGAGtttgaatttctttctctctatcccTTGCCCCTGCTTCTCTTTGAATATTGGCATCATTCTTTACTGTGGCAAAAACCTTCTTCCATGCTGCTGGGAAAGATGACAGCAAGCAGCTCCAGCTTATGATGTCCCTATAACTAGAGATTCCAGAggatgggtggactttcccctgAGGTCTGAGCAATCAAGGTGCTCCACGCCCCTGGCCATGGGACTGGTTCAGAAACGGTTAGGCAACGCAAGCACTCATTCTTCCTTAGGATTTTCATGCTGGACCCTCAGGAAAAATAACCTCTCTTATACTCTAGGGTTCTGAAGGGCTAATTCCTCAGGAATAGGGGTGGGGGAGTTATTCCTCAAAAGAAGGGATGAGGGTCCAAGCACAATGAGCACAAAGGATGTACAATTTAAGATTGGGGAAAAGTCTGGGCTACCTCAACCAGAACCTCTCAAATCTTAAAGcactaaaaagatgaaatcattctttattcattcaaaactCCTCTGTTGATTAATAATAGCTATcatgtgttcattttctttttgtgtattaGGCATTTATTCAATCCTCACACACTTCTGCAACATGGAGATTGTCCCTGTTTTATAGACAAAAAATCTGGGGCTCAGAGAACATGagaaatttgctcaaggtcacaaacaACGAAAGGGGGCATGCTGTGATTCAAGTTCAAATCTACTTGCAAAGCCCATCCCCTTTCTACTGCAACACACCGCCTGATGAACTAACTGCCCTCAGGGCCACACTCAGGCAAAATGGTGTCGAGGGCAGAGGTAATCCACCCTAGCCCCACTTTGCAGTCCCCCCTTTCTTTTGGCATATCTCCCATCAGATGCTGATACCCTGGTGCTGGTGAGCAATTTCTCGGCGTGGTCACCTCGGCAGCAAGCTGAACTCTAGCTTGCTCGTGATTTACATTAAAACTGTGCTCACTCCCATGCTTTGAAGGCCTCTGATCTCTAACAGAGATGAACGCAATGAAGTATTTACAAGAGAGCCCTTCAGGTAATGGCATCACATCATCCTTGATGAAGACCTTCGGGGTCTTACTTCTAAAGAAGGACTCCTGGTGGAAGGGACCAGCCCATTGGCAGCCAGACAAGGGTCAGCGTATTAGTCTCCGGGGGTGATGGCCACAAACCACATAAACTGGTTATTATAAACTGGTTTAAGTtattaaaaccacagaaatttattctccaaCAATTCTGGATGCCATAAGTCCAGATTCAAGCTATTGGCCTGCAGGGTTGCTTCCTTCTGGGGACGCTGAGGGAGAattgttccatgcctctctccttaGCTTCCAGTGTTGCTGACAACCCctgggcattccttggcttgtagctgcatcaccccaatctctgcctctatcttcacatggcctttttctctgtgtgtctcgTGTCTCGAAttttcctctgctctctcttatggcgacaccagtcattggattagggcccaccccaaatCCAGGATGATTTTATTTCAAGATCCTCATCTTAACTACATCTGTAAAGATCCGACCTCCACAGAAGGTCGTATTCACAGGCATGGTGTGTGCGGGGAGTTAGGATTTGGGCATATCTttctgggggacacaattcaacccactacgCTGGGGTATTTTGGGGCCCCATAATCACACCCTTAGGCTACTTGAGACCACCTCCCCTAAGTGCAGAGTCCTGTGCTTGTTTGATATCGCACCAACTTCCCTGCAGAGGCTTTGTGGGGCTATCTTCACAGccacataaagaagaaaacatttgcagtCTGGACTTAGGCTCTTCACTACTTAGCAAGGATACTTatcaaaaaccataaaacataagaaaaagatGGGAGTTGACCAATTCCTGGTCTTCCAGGGTATCCACGGCAGGGGGGTATTGCAAAGCAGGGGGATTATCTGTTGCAGTAGTTCAGAGAGGGCATCCCAGGGCAACGCTATTGTGCTGAATGTGACCTCCTGTCCGTTTAGGCCAGGATGGCGTCTGAGCTACCTTTAAACCCCAGGGTCCTGAAGGggctttgcttattttttggtCTGTTCTTAGCTATCCCATGTCCTTTCCAAAGAGAGGTCTTCGGCAATCAcacaaatattataaataaggGAAGAAACATTCTGATCCTCTCTTCCCTGGGAGCTGCCAAGGGCAGGTGTGTTGTCTGGCCTGGACCCAGGTCCCAAAGGCACAGCTCTGCCAAACCCCTCCTCTGTCGGTTATTTCTCTTGGCTCATCCTCAACTCCAAACAcctgtaatttaattttaaacacCTTTAATCATCTGGCTGCTTAAACCACCCCCTCACAACTTCCCAGCCTGACTCCCATCAAGCCAGCCCCCTCGGGggtcttttgtttcttctcctctgGCTTTCCTTCCTATCTACATGGGACCTTCTGTTCAGCCCCATTTTATTGATAAAGAGACTGAGGAATACAGAAGTGACATAACTTGCCCCATGTCTATGTAACTTGGGCAGTGGCTGAGCCAAGGTCCTCAACTTGCGATCCAGTGGCCTTTCCCCCAAGATTTCTGGTCCCTGATCTATATAGCACTGGATCCTGGAACTACTTCAGTGTGGGGAGAACATCCTGGAGCAACCCAAACTTACTTGTGTGGTTGACCCCCAAATTATTGGAGCCCTGCCAAGGTGGGGAGCAGCGCTTTGTGGTCCCTGGCCAGGACTGGTCCAGACGGTGGGGAGGGCAATACTGAGGGTGAGGATGCACGCTAGGAAAGCCCTCCAGGCTGCCGGCAAGTTGCTGTTTGCTCAGCATTGTGCGAAGCACTTTACCCATTTTATCAGCTCGTTTTTCAGATGAAGGAAGTGTGACTCCAGGAAGATAGGCAATCTAGCACCTGAGAGTCTGAAGTGGTATCCACAGGTAAGTCTCTCACCAAAGGCAGAGTGGAGCTAAGAAGTACCACAGGGGAGGTGTGGGCACCTCCCCGAGGAGAGAGTGGAGACTGGTGTCTCACCCTGCTCCCCACTGTCTATCTCATTTGACACCCCTGGGCCATACATGGGCCTCTGCAGAAGCCACAGGAGCAGGCACAGTCCCTAAGGCTGTGGTGACATGTCTTCAGAACACCACGTTATTTTCTGAGAAACTGGTACCACTACTTTACGGTGAGTGGGGCAGGCCCATCCCAAACTTGGGAAagcctcagaatcacctgagtACAGCTCATCTGTGCCCTACTCTAGCCTTGGAGATGTGACCTGCTTTTCTAAGCCACTCATCAGAAAGGAGTTACACAGCAGGTAGGGGATTTCACAGCATCTTGCGCTAGCCCAGCAAGACGGGAGTCAGCCTCATCATCGCACTGACGGTGGAGATGCAGAGCTGAGTGGCAGCCAGTGGTCACGAGAGGGAACGTGACGGAAGGGGATGATCAGGGCCTTCCTGGTAAGAGAGCCCTGGGTTGGGATCCACTCATATCACctgagccttcatttcctcatttgaatAGTGGGCACAGTAAACCCCATGACACAGCATTGAGGTGTAGTCTCCACCTCAAAGCACTGTGGGTATTAAATTTGAGAACCGAAGCAAAGAACCTGAGTGGCAGCCTGGCCCtgcaggtgctcagcaaatgACAGCCAATAATTGGGGACCATACCAGTGGTGGGGCATATGGGCCTCGGATCCAAGTCCTTTCACTCCTAGACAGTGGTTCTCTCCCAtccaaaggagaagaaatacTGAGTGGTCAAGAGACAATCTTAGCACAGTGTAACTGCAGATGGCCAGACTACACTACCTTTGTCAGGGCTTCCTTACGTTGAGGCCCCTTCTTCTCCGATTCTGGCAGCAGCTAGGCAGTGACATGGTGCCTGAGCACACGTCTGCCAGGCCCTGGCTCTTTCACACGCTAGAAACAGGGCAGAATAGCTGGCAGGCACTTCTGTCATCCAAACCCTTTCCAGTGGTACCAAAGGAGTGAGAATTTGTTCCTGGACTAGGTCCTTGACTCCTTGCAAGGTATTTTCCCAGAGACAAGAATTAGTTTAAAAGTAGGTGAGAGAAAAATTCCTGAGAAAGGGCCACACAGTGGCACTGACTCTATGCCAGGAGCCTCTCACACAGCCTGGCTTAAAGCTCACCACCACCCTCAGGGTAGGTGTGCTAGGCCGACCGTGGAGCCAGGTCTGTTAGGATAAGAACCATGCCTTGGACTCCATTTAAGTTGTTTTCCCTTTGACATATTTCTGAAAGAGCCAATAACTGAGCAAAGATGATCCAAATATGGGTACAGATAAGTGGctatggctccccactgccttccTTGGGGCTCATAGGTGCCGGTGAGTTCCATGGTCTTGGCAGCCTGGGTGGAGCGGAGCCAGGTGGGAGGATGGCAGGAATGTGGGCTCCCTGCCTCGTATGCCCTCAGTCACATCAGCACCCAGGAAAGAATAACTCCCACATAAACGATGCTGCTACTCAGGAAGTCACCTCATCTGGGCCACATGTCTGGGTTTTGGACCTTGACCCCATTGCTTTGTTGGAGCAACTTGCCCTGTCTCCACCTAAGCTGCCGGGCCTGGTTTTCCATGAGCAGGCTGGGCTGGAACTAGAGGAATTCACAGCTGTTGATACAACAGTCAGACCGACTGTCTGAATGCCTGCCATGTCTCCTGCTCGGCAGCGCCCCATCACCTGTGGTCAAATTCTGTACTTTTCAACTGCATTATCAAGACTATCCACTACCTAGTCCCATTTCACAATGAAGGTACGCCACATGCCAGCCACACCAGAGAGTTGCCCTCCCTgctgttcctgtttctccactaCAGCGCTGGCACACCAGCGAGGCCTTGGGTGGTACAGGCATCTGAACCTGGGAGAGCTGGGCCTGAATGCTGGGTCTTAGTTTATCACTGCTGAGTGATCTTGGGTTTTAAGTCACTGTACATCTCAGGCCTCACTCTTCTTCCAGGTGAGGCCAAACTATGTCTAAGACCAGGGCAGAGGCTTTGGAGGGAAGaaccgagagctgcctggcctcAGAGAGCTTCTCTTTAATTCCTTTCAGCCTCAGCATCCTTACCTGCAAAACAGGAAAACTACCACCTTCCTTGCAGGACTGTGGAAGGGACTGAAGGGGAACACCTGGCAGGGAGGGTCTTGAcagctgtcttttttctttcttacatttcAACACCCTACACCTCCAGGGTCAAGCTCCAGCCTTTCTTCTCTGCAGCCTCAACCCCTTGCCCTCCTCGGCCCTCATCTCCCTTCTGCCTGCTGAGCACTCACGCCCCCCACTCATTTTTGCTCACCCAGCTGCCTGGGGCCAAGCTTTCACTGCGTCTCTGGGAATCCCCAAGGCAGACGCACATTTCCTCCTGAGTGGGGCTTCTACCCTTGCTCATTTGCTCTGGAACCATGGACTGGTTGGATCTCAGACAGACCTCAAACACCTGTCAACCCTGCCTTCCTCAGAGCAGGAGGCCAGCGATGTCCCCCACAGAGGGTTGGCAGTACCTGCAGACTGAAGTCTCAGCCGGCCTGCCTGACTGGGGGCTggaattgggaagaaaaaggaggtgGGAAAGGCCACGTCTATAATTCTTTTCCTCTCCACAAGAGGTGAGCTCCAGGACTAGAGCAGGTGGGACCACCTGCCTCACACTCCAGTGGAATATAGAGGAGGGTAAGTTCAAACACTTCCAGACGAAATCTTCAGAAAaaggaagtgaggaagagagaCTGGAACAGAGTAAGTTATTTCAAGAACCCAGATTACTAAAGACTTAAAGTAACAAAGGTACTTTTAATTGATCTAGAGATAAAAACTACTGAGCAAAGATCAGTAACCATTTCAGTAATCTGTTAGAGCCATATCCTGGACAGTCTTGAGGAATTGGGTTAACTGGTTATTTGCATTATTTCACGTCATCCACAGTATTACAAAAACAAGGCATTTTATCAGTTTAGATGATACGCGTGGCTGGCAGCCAAATCCAGTCCCTtatattccatattttttcttaagGTCTTCTACTTTGTTGATGTAAGCTTTCATGGCATCTTCCTTGGAAGTTCCTGTAAGGAACCGACAAGATTACTTGTCAGAGAGGCAGCGTGGTAGAAAAGCAGCACACTTTAGAGCCCTGGACAGCCCCCGTTTAAGGCTCCAAggctcagttcctcatctgtaaagtgggggttcTACTACCTACACCTCACGGACCTGGCCAGGATTCGACTTGAAGTACTCAAGGAGCCGGGCCCACAGTGAATGCTCCATAAAGCACTGAACCCATGTGAGTGCAGCTGTCCCAAGGCCTGTCGCTGGCCCCCTGGCCACATGAGTCCTTCACTGTCATGAGTGAGTGGTCAGCCTGAGCCTTGGGAAAAAGGTTGAGCAGTCCAGACAGGCAGGAAAGCCCAACATGGGGAGCCACAGTGACCTTACTGGTCCTGCTGACTCTCAGGGTTGGCTTTGACCTATCACATATTTCTCTGTGGGGCTCTTATCTCCCAGAGCTGTAAAGCTGGCAGTGAAAAAGCAAAGCCACACACCCTCTTCTCCCCAGACAGAAGCTCTGAGATAATTTTTGAGACCTCTGAGTAAAAGCAGCTGGcttttggaggaggaggagacaaagTTTTGCCTTCTTGTTGCAGTACGCAGGACACTGACTATATCCCTCAGCGACAGGAACACCCAGGTTCCTGGATTCCACGGAGGACAGGGACTCACTGGGAATCGGAGCACGTTCTGAAGCTCTGGGGAGTCCACAGGGCCTGAGGGTGCCATGGAAATGCCCAATGAAAACAGACAGCCAGACCGGCATTCCTGTTCTAGTTACTCGCAAATCCTAGGAGTATATTTATTGTATTCTGGCCCTTTTTGAATTCAAGGGTTTCTCATTTGCAGGAAGACAGAGGGCTTATTCAGAAACTAGCTAGCGAGAACACAAAAGCTGGGAGGCACTTTCCTGCCAACTTTTGGGTCTTGCTGCTGCAGGTGGCACGTGATTAAGCTGGCATTGGGATACTTCTTGGCTGCTGTTGCTTAGCATATAATAGCTCCATTCACCGAGGCTACGACGTGCCAGCAGCTCGCCATGCATTAGCTCATTCCTTTCTTTTATGTGCCTTTCTGGCTGGAAGGGAACTGGGGAGGGCTGCCTGGGCTAGCGGCAAGTGCCTGGCCTTGGCGGGGAGAGGAAGGTGTGGGCAGGAAACTACCCCTTATTCTGAATACATATAAAGCCTACACCAACTACGTCGCTTTCCAATCTGTTTTTCAGTGGCTTGGTCTCCAGCTGCTCCTCTCCAGATGATACCACTGCTGAGAGGTGGTGCTATTGGAAAAGGCATAAATGGTATTAGGAGAAAAAGTAGGTGGCCCAGTTTTTTTCCATTCTGGCCCAGGTCAAGTTGGTTTCTAGCATGTGCCTCATTCACTTTGTTTTCTCTCCCTATCCCTTATACTccttaaagaaaagaatttcattaCTAGGCTTTACAAACTCGGGAAACTGATTAGAACGATTACCTTTCAGTGCATTCCAGGCATCCCATTTGGCCTTGCCTTTGAGGTCCAACATCCCAGGCCGTTCTTAAACAAGACAAGGAAAGACATTAGATCTGCTTCAGGTTCCAGTGGAGAACTTGATCAGCTTTCCTGTCATGAAAGGCATCCTTTATTATCTCTATTCCTTCTACGCCCTGTCATGGAGTTAAATGGATCTAGTACAGTGCACAGAAATCCAAACAATCTCTAGAGAAAACAGGAGGAAGACTGTTCTCATTACCAGATAGTCTTTGTCTTACAAGTTAACGccaaaatttctccttttaaaaactgtactgtaatttttttaaacaagtgttATCCATTCACATGGCTTAAAATTCAAATGCTACAAAGAAGAATACTCCAAAGTTCCCCTTTCACCCTGCTCTCAGCCACCCAATTTCTCTCCCTCACACACTACTGTTAGCCGTTTTCTGGGTGTCCTTTTCTGTGAACGGTCTGTTCACATCATTTCCCCATTTTCTACCAGACTGTTTGTCGATCTGTGGTTGATCTGTGGGAGGTTTTTTCTGAAGGCAAGCTTTCTTTAAGTTAGACCATGATTTTATGCATATAGAGCTGTTATCAGCTGCACTTGGCGAAACACACCCGCTGCTTCCCTGCCCACCTATCTCCCTGCCGCGCTGAGAACAAAGCCAAGGGGAGCGGTCACGGTGCCCACTGCGTCTGAGAAACATCAAGTCCCCCAAGTGCTTTCAGGGAAGCATTCCCAGGGACCCCCTAGAGAAAACGCCCCTGCAGAGTCATCCTCAGAACCCAGGAGCAGCACACCCCAACAGCCCTTTCTGCGGCGATGGAATGGTACATTGGCACTGTCCAACTCAGGGGCCACTTGTCACTCGTGGCAACTGAGCCCTCGAAATGTGGCTTGTGCGATTGAGGACTGAACTGTGGGTTTTacttcattttaactatttttactttaaatgtagataGCCGCACGTGGCTGGTGGCTGCTGTACTGGACACTTCAGCCCTAGTGAGCTGACACCTCCCTGATCAGGAAGGGACAGGTTCCCAAGGGGGTCTATCAATACCCATGTGGAAGCAGGGCAGAGGCCAGTCTCTGCGAAAATTGTGTTGGGCAGAAAGGCATCTCAGCCCCTCTGGTCACCCCCACTTCatcgctcctcctcctccctgggaggACACAGTTTATAAACCCAGTGTGAAACTTACCTTTGCCAGAAGACCTTTCCCAACTATGCCCTCCCTGTGAACTTATTTAATATTGCCTATAATCCTTATCTCTGGCCACCATCTCCTGCTTCCAGCTGGCTGGCAGCCAGCCCACCGGCTCCACCCTCTACCCCAAATGCACTCGAATTTGGAGCCAGGTTCACTCTCCTGAACAGGGGCAGAGGTGACCTCCTTCTATGCTGCCATGGC from Equus asinus isolate D_3611 breed Donkey chromosome 4, EquAss-T2T_v2, whole genome shotgun sequence harbors:
- the DBI gene encoding acyl-CoA-binding protein isoform X1, with the protein product MSQAEFDRAAEEVKNLKTKPADDEMLFIYSHYKQATVGDVNTERPGMLDLKGKAKWDAWNALKGTSKEDAMKAYINKVEDLKKKYGI
- the DBI gene encoding acyl-CoA-binding protein isoform X2, encoding MLFIYSHYKQATVGDVNTERPGMLDLKGKAKWDAWNALKGTSKEDAMKAYINKVEDLKKKYGI